A single region of the Ziziphus jujuba cultivar Dongzao chromosome 10, ASM3175591v1 genome encodes:
- the LOC107412564 gene encoding uncharacterized protein At5g49945 has translation MAFRPCSSSLSHFVLLLSLLSLFLSHLSRFHVFADSHFEGFDAEDEDDADADESLIHTLRSPPLTQSNPDPDPDPASQVPEPTHVSSEPPSRTSNSDLPKPSSTSFEYWDEDEFEGLPVEQPPEGEASKNAENATPSSTADPKASPKPIAATASRSYTVEIVCGSFLIVFIINYFTGKRENENIALAWATKFASKDSIFDKNFSLLGVGEGDDSPLLLKEGQNVFKFYASGRRYCQGLLATMELKSRHDLISRLYNLVVPCNDEISFEVYMNEEAMDHVVFAVAKKKLAKWMQKEVRDLQRFANLVSPPTGRKWAAEDLAVISESKEVASDLITEVVLEQVFGDKAFEKFGKGFISMHFSDQHPGTHKKMLLFKFAIPDANNMADMNRLVALVPYYIDLIGRYKLSTQARSKTEATRLKVAQEAHKELQNARQEALQRKKAERKKLLEEAEAKLSAEAVRKREAKEKARQMKKAMPKVKMTRAH, from the exons ATGGCATTCCGACCTTGctcttcttctctctcacaCTTTGTTCTTCTCCTTTCCCTACTTTCTCTCTTCCTATCCCATCTCTCCCGCTTTCACGTCTTCGCCGATTCCCACTTCGAGGGCTTCGATGCCGAAGATGAAGACGATGCCGACGCCGACGAATCCCTAATCCACACTCTCCGATCCCCTCCTCTCACCCAATCCAACCCCGACCCCGACCCTGATCCAGCATCCCAGGTTCCGGAACCCACCCACGTCTCCTCGGAGCCTCCGTCGCGGACCTCAAATTCGGATCTTCCGAAGCCTTCTTCCACCAGCTTCGAGTACTGGGACGAGGACGAATTCGAAGGTTTACCCGTCGAACAACCTCCGGAGGGGGAGGCTTCCAAAAATGCCGAAAATGCCACTCCCTCCTCCACTGCCGATCCCAAAGCTTCGCCGAAGCCGATCGCTGCCACTGCTTCAAGATCGTATACTGTTGAGATTGTGTGCGGAAGTTTCTTGATCGTGTTCATCATCAACTATTTCACCGGTAAGCGCGAGAACGAGAACATCGCGCTCGCTTGGGCCACCAAATTCGCGTCCAAGGACTCTATCTTCGACAAGAATTTCAGTCTACTTGGGGTGGGCGAGGGTGATGATTCGCCGCTGTTATTGAAGGAGGGTCAGAACGTGTTCAAGTTCTACGCGAGCGGTCGGAGGTACTGCCAGGGGCTGTTGGCGACGATGGAGTTGAAGAGCAGGCACGATTTGATTTCGAGGTTATACAATTTGGTGGTTCCTTGCAACGATGAGATTAGTTTCGAGGTTTACATGAATGAGGAAGCCATGGATCACGTGGTTTTCGCCGTGGCCAAGAAGAAGTTGGCCAAATGGATGCAGAAGGAGGTCAGGGATTTGCAGAGGTTTGCCAATTTGGTTTCTCCGCCCACCGGGAGGAAGTGGGCTGCCGAAGACTTGGCTGTCATCTCCGAGTCGAAGGAAGTTGCCTCTGATTTGATCACCGAGGTTGTGCTTGAACAG GTTTTTGGTGACAAAGCTTTTGAGAAGTTTGGAAAGGGTTTCATCTCAATGCATTTTTCAGATCAACACCCAGGCACACACAAGAAGATGCTTTTGTTCAAGTTTGCTATCCCAGATGCAAATAACATGGCGGATATGAATCGCTTGGTGGCTCTGGTACCTTATTATATTGATTTGATTGGGCGGTACAAGCTAAGTACTCAG GCTCGATCCAAAACAGAAGCTACAAGATTGAAGGTTGCTCAAGAGGCACACAAAGAACTTCAAAATGCAAGGCAAGAAGCCTTGCAGAGAAAGAAGGCAGAGAGGAAGAAGTTGTTGGAGGAGGCTGAGGCAAAGCTCAGTGCGGAGGCCGTTAGGAAGAGAGAAGCCAAAGAGAAAGCTCGTCAGATGAAGAAGGCTATGCCAAAAGTAAAGATGACCCGTGCTCACTAA
- the LOC107412563 gene encoding DExH-box ATP-dependent RNA helicase DExH7, chloroplastic isoform X2 has product MAPKKKQQKKNSSTATAKTQTSSSSGPRLQISAENESRLRRLLLNSGRSSGASAAALVDESLSKAQKAKKLKSIYENLSCEGFTNDQIELALSALKNGATFEAALDWLCLNLPGNELPLKFSSGTSTHTNGGGSVGVILTAREDWTPSVDQSSTPNEDEPGISIRTKGRWDDETLDSCQSSQADWIKRYVEQEEEDEMSTTWEDHLVDEGSTKKISEPRSYDVIAEEYRVARLEAVKAKERGDKKSQEQAGHIIRKVKQELSALGLSEDILASEFQHEQATCTASEATIFSSTSHELSEAKECSIVEGGLAFGLHAEESTIVEDKMEYSGPKELQVKCTRSGVSVEEKIPAEEDSIDVELGNFFLEDGPSNEGLPPDVYELQRKEKMREMSSEKNLEKLEGIWRKGDPLKIPKASLHQLCQKSGWEAPKFNKVVGKGKGFFYTVSVLRRASGRGKSRKAGGLTTLQLPNADDTSESAEDAQNKVAAFALYSLFPDLPVHLLITEPYASLVLQWKEGESSINIEESEEDRRASFVDSLLGADGSNATSSADVMNNIISEEFQQIHYEENENSAVAEVHNHKEGESSYLRQEQENKMKMQKYKDMLKTRAALPIASLKDDILHLLKENNVLVVCGETGSGKTTQVPQFILDDMVESGLGGHCNIICTQPRRIAAISVAERVADERCEPSPGSSGSLVGYQVRLDSARNDKTKLLFCTTGILLRKIAGDRNLTGVTHVIVDEVHERSLLGDFLLIVLKNLVEKQSTYNTPKLKVILMSATVDSHLFSKYFSNCPVITAQGRTHPVTTYFIEDVYESINYRLASDSSASLRFETSTKDKSSAVNNRRGKKNLVLSAWGDDSMLSEEYINPYYVPDNYQSYSEQTRQNLKKVNEDVIDYDLLEDLVCYVDETCSEGAILVFLPGVSEIYMLVDKLTASYRFGGPSADWILPLHSSVASSDQKKVFLRPPQNIRKVIIATNIAETSITIDDVVYVIDCGKHKENRYNPQKKLSSMVEDWISQANARQRRGRAGRVKPGICYALYTRHRFEKLMRPFQVPEMLRMPLVELCLQIKLLSLGHIKPFLSKALEPPREEAMNSAISVLYEVGALEGDELLTPLGYHLAKLPVDVLIGKMMLYGGIFGCLSPILSISAFLSYKSPFIYPKDERQNVERAKLALLADKLDGSFDSYDGHRQSDHLLMMIAYKKWEKIVREKGIKAAQHFCNSYFLSSSVMLMIRDMRVQFGTLLADIGLIKLPKTYQIDRRKRENLDCWLSDASQPFNTYANHTSIIKAILCAGLYPNVAATEKGIAEVALGTLKQSTGLASKGHQVWYDGRREVHIHPSSINSSLKEFRHPFLVFLEKVETNKVFLRDTTIVSPYSILLFGGFINVHHQTGIVAIDGWLKLSAPAQTAVLFKELRLTLHSILRELIRKPEDANVNVVSNDVVNSIIHLLLEEDKPRM; this is encoded by the exons ATGGCACCGAAGAAGAAGCAGCAGAAGAAGAATAGCAGCACCGCCACCGCCAAAACTCAAACTTCGTCATCTTCGGGTCCAAGGCTCCAAATTTCGGCCGAGAATGAGAGCCGGCTGCGGCGGCTCTTGCTCAACTCGGGCCGCTCCTCCGGAGCCTCTGCAGCAGCTCTGGTGGACGAGTCGCTTTCCAAGGCACAGAAAGCCAAGAAGCTCAAATCCATTTACGAGAACCTCTCCTGCGAAGGTTTCACTAACGATCAAATTGAGCTCGCTCTCTCTGCTCTTAAG AATGGTGCTACCTTTGAAGCTGCTCTTGATTGGCTGTGCTTGAATTTACCTGGTAATGAGCTTCCATTGAAGTTTTCCAGTGGGACTTCTACGCACACAAATGGAG GTGGTTCTGTTGGTGTCATATTGACTGCTCGAGAAGATTGGACTCCATCTGTGGATCAATCTTCTACTCCTAATGAGGATGAGCCAGGGATTTCTATTAGAACCAAGGGCCGATGGGATGATGAGACTCTAGATTCATGTCAATCGTCTCAGGCAGATTGGATAAAACGATATGTTGAACAAGAGGAAGAG GATGAGATGTCTACGACATGGGAAGATCATCTGGTTGATGAAGGTTCAACTAAGAag ATCTCTGAACCAAGGTCCTATGATGTTATTGCTGAAGAGTATCGTGTGGCACGGTTAGAAGCTGTAAAAGCAAAGGAAAGAGGGGACAAAAAAAGTCAGGAACAAGCAGGACATATCATTCGCAAAGTCAAGCAAGAGCTTTCTGCTCTAG GATTGTCAGAGGATATCTTGGCATCAGAATTTCAGCATGAACAAGCTACTTGCACTGCTTCTGAGGCCACAATTTTTAGTTCCACATCCCACGAGCTCTCTGAGGCAAAAGAATGTAGTATAGTTGAAGGCGGTCTGGCATTTGGTTTGCATGCAGAGGAATCAACAATTGTGGAAGACAAAATGGAGTACTCAGGTCCCAAAGAGCTTCAAGTTAAATGTACTCGTTCAGGTGTATCTGTTGAGGAAAAAATTCCTGCAGAAGAAGACTCGATAGATGTAGAGCTTGGTAATTTCTTCTTAGAAGATGGTCCATCTAATGAAGGTCTACCTCCTGATGTTTACGAACtgcaaaggaaagaaaagatgaGAGAAATGTCTAGTGAGAAAAATTTGGAGAAATTAGAGGGTATTTGGAGAAAG GGGGATCCGCTAAAGATTCCTAAGGCTAGTCTTCATCAGTTATGTCAAAAATCAGGGTGGGAAGCCCCAAAATTCAATAAggtggttggaaaggggaaagGTTTCTTTTATACTGTCAGTGTATTGCGTAGAGCTAGTGGGAGGGGTAAGAGCAGAAAAGCTGGGGGTCTAACCACCCTTCAGCTCCCTAATGCGGATGATACTTCTGAATCTGCTGAG GATGCACAAAATAAAGTTGCTGCTTTTGCTCTTTATAGCCTGTTTCCTGATCTCCCAGTTCATCTGCTAATTACAGAGCCTTATGCGTCACTGGTTCTTCAGTGGAAGGAAG GGGAATCATCAATCAACATAGAAGAGAGTGAGGAAGATCGAAGGGCTAGTTTTGTGGATTCATTACTAGGTGCTGATGGTTCTAATGCAACGTCTTCTGCTGATGTTATGAATAACATTATTTCAGAAGAATTTCAACAAATCcattatgaagaaaatgaaaattcagCTGTTGCAG AGGTACATAATCACAAGGAAGGGGAGAGCTCTTATTTGAGACAAGAACAGGAGAACAagatgaaaatgcagaaatacAAG GACATGTTGAAAACCAGAGCTGCACTTCCTATTGCTAGTTTGAAAGATGATATATTGCATCTGCTGAAAGAGAATAATGTTCTTGTTGTTTGTGGGGAAACAGGTTCGGGAAAAACGACTCAG GTTCCacaatttattttggatgacaTGGTTGAATCAGGACTTGGAGGACACTGTAACATCATATGCACACAACCGAGGAGAATAGCG GCTATTTCTGTAGCTGAAAGGGTTGCTGATGAGCGCTGTGAGCCTTCACCTGGTTCATCTGGTTCCTTGGTTGGTTATCAAGTTCGTCTTGATAGTGCAAG GAATGATAAAACAAAGCTTCTATTTTGTACCACTGGCATTCTTTTGAGGAAAATTGCG GGTGACAGAAACTTGACTGGTGTTACTCATGTCATAGTTGATGAAGTGCATGAACGGTCACTTTTG GGTGATTTTCTGCTTATTGTTCTGAAGAATCTTGTTGAGAAGCAATCAACTTACAATACTCCCAAATTGAAAGTTATTCTTAT gtCTGCAACTGTTGATTCacatttgttttcaaaatactTCAGTAACTGCCCTGTGATTACCGCACAAGGCAGAACACATCCTGTGACGACTTATTTTATTGAGGATGTATATGAAAGTATCAACTATCGCCTTGCTTCAGATTCTTCAGCTTCCTTGAGATTTGAAACATCCACCAAAGATAAG AGTAGTGCTGTCAACAATCGCAGAGGGAAGAAGAATCTTGTTCTATCTGCATGGGGCGATGATTCTATGCTTTCTGAAGAATACATTAACCCTTATTATGTTCCAGATAATTATCAATCATACAGTGAGCAAACTCGACAAAATTTG AAAAAAGTGAATGAAGATGTCATTGATTATGATCTTCTTGAAGACCTGGTGTGTTATGTTGATGAAACTTGCAGCGAgggtgccatacttgttttcttGCCT GGAGTATCTGAAATTTACATGTTAGTCGACAAGTTAACTGCTTCTTACCGATTTGGTGGACCATCTGCTGATTGGATTCTTCCATTGCATTCATCTGTTGCATCAAGTGATCAAAAGAAGGTGTTCTTACGGCCACCTCAGAACATACGCAAG GTCATTATAGCTACAAATATTGCAGAGACCAGTATTACAATAGATGATGTAGTATATGTTATTGACTGTGGAAAGCATAAGGAGAACCGTTATAATCCACAGAAG AAACTGTCAAGCATGGTTGAAGATTGGATATCTCAAGCAAATGCAAGGCAGCGGAGGGGAAGAGCTGGACGTGTAAAGCCTGGGATTTGCTATGCCTTATACACGCGCCATCGCTTTGAAAAACTCATGCGTCCTTTTCAG GTTCCAGAGATGCTTCGTATGCCATTAGTAGAGTTGTGTTTACAAATTAAGTTACTTTCTTTGGGACACATAAAGCCATTTTTATCCAAG GCTTTAGAACCTCCCAGGGAAGAGGCTATGAACTCAGCAATTTCAGTATTATATGAG GTTGGTGCTCTTGAAGGGGATGAACTGCTGACGCCCCTTGGATATCATTTAGCAAAACTTCCAGTTGATGTACTAATTGGGAAG ATGATGCTTTATGGCGGAATATTTGGTTGCTTATCACCAATCCTCTCAATTTCAGCATTTCTGAGCTACAAGTCTCCATTTATCTATCCTAAGGATGAG AGGCAAAATGTTGAAAGAGCTAAGTTAGCGCTGTTGGCTGATAAGCTGGATGGTTCATTTGATTCATATGATGGTCACAGACAATCTGACCATCTCTTGATGATGATTGCATACAAGAAGTGGGAAAAGATTGTGCGAGAG AAAGGAATTAAAGCTGCACAGCATTTTTgcaattcatattttttaagtaGTTCAGTTATGCTCATGATAAG AGACATGAGGGTACAGTTTGGAACATTGCTAGCAGATATTGGGCTTATCAAACTTCCAAAAACTTATCAG ATTGATAGACGAAAGAGAGAGAACCTTGACTGTTGGCTCTCTGATGCATCACAACCATTCAATACCTATGCAAATCATACATCAATtataaag GCAATATTATGTGCAGGTTTATACCCCAATGTTGCCGCCACTGAAAAAGGCATTGCTGAAGTAGCTCTTGGTACTCTCAAACAGTCAACTGGTCTTGCATCTAAAGGACATCAAGTATGGTATGATGGAAGGAGGGAAGTTCACATACACCCATCTTCGATCAACAGTAGCTTGAAGGAATTTCGACATCCCTTCCTTGTCTTCCTTGAAAAG GTTGAAACGAACAAAGTATTTCTGCGAGATACCACCATTGTCTCTCCCTACTCTATTTTGTTGTTTGGAGGCTTCATTAACGTTCATCATCAG ACAGGTATTGTCGCTATTGATGGATGGTTAAAACTGAGTGCACCAGCCCAAACTGCAGTCCTGTTTAAGGAACTCAGATTAACTCTTCATTCTATTTTGAGGGAGTTGATTAGAAAGCCGGAG GATGCCAATGTCAATGTGGTATCTAATGATGTTGTCAACTCTATAATTCATTTGTTGTTAGAGGAGGACAAACcccgaatgtga
- the LOC107412563 gene encoding DExH-box ATP-dependent RNA helicase DExH7, chloroplastic isoform X1 — MAPKKKQQKKNSSTATAKTQTSSSSGPRLQISAENESRLRRLLLNSGRSSGASAAALVDESLSKAQKAKKLKSIYENLSCEGFTNDQIELALSALKNGATFEAALDWLCLNLPGNELPLKFSSGTSTHTNGGGSVGVILTAREDWTPSVDQSSTPNEDEPGISIRTKGRWDDETLDSCQSSQADWIKRYVEQEEEDEMSTTWEDHLVDEGSTKKISEPRSYDVIAEEYRVARLEAVKAKERGDKKSQEQAGHIIRKVKQELSALGLSEDILASEFQHEQATCTASEATIFSSTSHELSEAKECSIVEGGLAFGLHAEESTIVEDKMEYSGPKELQVKCTRSGVSVEEKIPAEEDSIDVELGNFFLEDGPSNEGLPPDVYELQRKEKMREMSSEKNLEKLEGIWRKGDPLKIPKASLHQLCQKSGWEAPKFNKVVGKGKGFFYTVSVLRRASGRGKSRKAGGLTTLQLPNADDTSESAEDAQNKVAAFALYSLFPDLPVHLLITEPYASLVLQWKEGESSINIEESEEDRRASFVDSLLGADGSNATSSADVMNNIISEEFQQIHYEENENSAVAGVDPEVGKVHNHKEGESSYLRQEQENKMKMQKYKDMLKTRAALPIASLKDDILHLLKENNVLVVCGETGSGKTTQVPQFILDDMVESGLGGHCNIICTQPRRIAAISVAERVADERCEPSPGSSGSLVGYQVRLDSARNDKTKLLFCTTGILLRKIAGDRNLTGVTHVIVDEVHERSLLGDFLLIVLKNLVEKQSTYNTPKLKVILMSATVDSHLFSKYFSNCPVITAQGRTHPVTTYFIEDVYESINYRLASDSSASLRFETSTKDKSSAVNNRRGKKNLVLSAWGDDSMLSEEYINPYYVPDNYQSYSEQTRQNLKKVNEDVIDYDLLEDLVCYVDETCSEGAILVFLPGVSEIYMLVDKLTASYRFGGPSADWILPLHSSVASSDQKKVFLRPPQNIRKVIIATNIAETSITIDDVVYVIDCGKHKENRYNPQKKLSSMVEDWISQANARQRRGRAGRVKPGICYALYTRHRFEKLMRPFQVPEMLRMPLVELCLQIKLLSLGHIKPFLSKALEPPREEAMNSAISVLYEVGALEGDELLTPLGYHLAKLPVDVLIGKMMLYGGIFGCLSPILSISAFLSYKSPFIYPKDERQNVERAKLALLADKLDGSFDSYDGHRQSDHLLMMIAYKKWEKIVREKGIKAAQHFCNSYFLSSSVMLMIRDMRVQFGTLLADIGLIKLPKTYQIDRRKRENLDCWLSDASQPFNTYANHTSIIKAILCAGLYPNVAATEKGIAEVALGTLKQSTGLASKGHQVWYDGRREVHIHPSSINSSLKEFRHPFLVFLEKVETNKVFLRDTTIVSPYSILLFGGFINVHHQTGIVAIDGWLKLSAPAQTAVLFKELRLTLHSILRELIRKPEDANVNVVSNDVVNSIIHLLLEEDKPRM; from the exons ATGGCACCGAAGAAGAAGCAGCAGAAGAAGAATAGCAGCACCGCCACCGCCAAAACTCAAACTTCGTCATCTTCGGGTCCAAGGCTCCAAATTTCGGCCGAGAATGAGAGCCGGCTGCGGCGGCTCTTGCTCAACTCGGGCCGCTCCTCCGGAGCCTCTGCAGCAGCTCTGGTGGACGAGTCGCTTTCCAAGGCACAGAAAGCCAAGAAGCTCAAATCCATTTACGAGAACCTCTCCTGCGAAGGTTTCACTAACGATCAAATTGAGCTCGCTCTCTCTGCTCTTAAG AATGGTGCTACCTTTGAAGCTGCTCTTGATTGGCTGTGCTTGAATTTACCTGGTAATGAGCTTCCATTGAAGTTTTCCAGTGGGACTTCTACGCACACAAATGGAG GTGGTTCTGTTGGTGTCATATTGACTGCTCGAGAAGATTGGACTCCATCTGTGGATCAATCTTCTACTCCTAATGAGGATGAGCCAGGGATTTCTATTAGAACCAAGGGCCGATGGGATGATGAGACTCTAGATTCATGTCAATCGTCTCAGGCAGATTGGATAAAACGATATGTTGAACAAGAGGAAGAG GATGAGATGTCTACGACATGGGAAGATCATCTGGTTGATGAAGGTTCAACTAAGAag ATCTCTGAACCAAGGTCCTATGATGTTATTGCTGAAGAGTATCGTGTGGCACGGTTAGAAGCTGTAAAAGCAAAGGAAAGAGGGGACAAAAAAAGTCAGGAACAAGCAGGACATATCATTCGCAAAGTCAAGCAAGAGCTTTCTGCTCTAG GATTGTCAGAGGATATCTTGGCATCAGAATTTCAGCATGAACAAGCTACTTGCACTGCTTCTGAGGCCACAATTTTTAGTTCCACATCCCACGAGCTCTCTGAGGCAAAAGAATGTAGTATAGTTGAAGGCGGTCTGGCATTTGGTTTGCATGCAGAGGAATCAACAATTGTGGAAGACAAAATGGAGTACTCAGGTCCCAAAGAGCTTCAAGTTAAATGTACTCGTTCAGGTGTATCTGTTGAGGAAAAAATTCCTGCAGAAGAAGACTCGATAGATGTAGAGCTTGGTAATTTCTTCTTAGAAGATGGTCCATCTAATGAAGGTCTACCTCCTGATGTTTACGAACtgcaaaggaaagaaaagatgaGAGAAATGTCTAGTGAGAAAAATTTGGAGAAATTAGAGGGTATTTGGAGAAAG GGGGATCCGCTAAAGATTCCTAAGGCTAGTCTTCATCAGTTATGTCAAAAATCAGGGTGGGAAGCCCCAAAATTCAATAAggtggttggaaaggggaaagGTTTCTTTTATACTGTCAGTGTATTGCGTAGAGCTAGTGGGAGGGGTAAGAGCAGAAAAGCTGGGGGTCTAACCACCCTTCAGCTCCCTAATGCGGATGATACTTCTGAATCTGCTGAG GATGCACAAAATAAAGTTGCTGCTTTTGCTCTTTATAGCCTGTTTCCTGATCTCCCAGTTCATCTGCTAATTACAGAGCCTTATGCGTCACTGGTTCTTCAGTGGAAGGAAG GGGAATCATCAATCAACATAGAAGAGAGTGAGGAAGATCGAAGGGCTAGTTTTGTGGATTCATTACTAGGTGCTGATGGTTCTAATGCAACGTCTTCTGCTGATGTTATGAATAACATTATTTCAGAAGAATTTCAACAAATCcattatgaagaaaatgaaaattcagCTGTTGCAGGTGTTGATCCAGAAGTTGGAA AGGTACATAATCACAAGGAAGGGGAGAGCTCTTATTTGAGACAAGAACAGGAGAACAagatgaaaatgcagaaatacAAG GACATGTTGAAAACCAGAGCTGCACTTCCTATTGCTAGTTTGAAAGATGATATATTGCATCTGCTGAAAGAGAATAATGTTCTTGTTGTTTGTGGGGAAACAGGTTCGGGAAAAACGACTCAG GTTCCacaatttattttggatgacaTGGTTGAATCAGGACTTGGAGGACACTGTAACATCATATGCACACAACCGAGGAGAATAGCG GCTATTTCTGTAGCTGAAAGGGTTGCTGATGAGCGCTGTGAGCCTTCACCTGGTTCATCTGGTTCCTTGGTTGGTTATCAAGTTCGTCTTGATAGTGCAAG GAATGATAAAACAAAGCTTCTATTTTGTACCACTGGCATTCTTTTGAGGAAAATTGCG GGTGACAGAAACTTGACTGGTGTTACTCATGTCATAGTTGATGAAGTGCATGAACGGTCACTTTTG GGTGATTTTCTGCTTATTGTTCTGAAGAATCTTGTTGAGAAGCAATCAACTTACAATACTCCCAAATTGAAAGTTATTCTTAT gtCTGCAACTGTTGATTCacatttgttttcaaaatactTCAGTAACTGCCCTGTGATTACCGCACAAGGCAGAACACATCCTGTGACGACTTATTTTATTGAGGATGTATATGAAAGTATCAACTATCGCCTTGCTTCAGATTCTTCAGCTTCCTTGAGATTTGAAACATCCACCAAAGATAAG AGTAGTGCTGTCAACAATCGCAGAGGGAAGAAGAATCTTGTTCTATCTGCATGGGGCGATGATTCTATGCTTTCTGAAGAATACATTAACCCTTATTATGTTCCAGATAATTATCAATCATACAGTGAGCAAACTCGACAAAATTTG AAAAAAGTGAATGAAGATGTCATTGATTATGATCTTCTTGAAGACCTGGTGTGTTATGTTGATGAAACTTGCAGCGAgggtgccatacttgttttcttGCCT GGAGTATCTGAAATTTACATGTTAGTCGACAAGTTAACTGCTTCTTACCGATTTGGTGGACCATCTGCTGATTGGATTCTTCCATTGCATTCATCTGTTGCATCAAGTGATCAAAAGAAGGTGTTCTTACGGCCACCTCAGAACATACGCAAG GTCATTATAGCTACAAATATTGCAGAGACCAGTATTACAATAGATGATGTAGTATATGTTATTGACTGTGGAAAGCATAAGGAGAACCGTTATAATCCACAGAAG AAACTGTCAAGCATGGTTGAAGATTGGATATCTCAAGCAAATGCAAGGCAGCGGAGGGGAAGAGCTGGACGTGTAAAGCCTGGGATTTGCTATGCCTTATACACGCGCCATCGCTTTGAAAAACTCATGCGTCCTTTTCAG GTTCCAGAGATGCTTCGTATGCCATTAGTAGAGTTGTGTTTACAAATTAAGTTACTTTCTTTGGGACACATAAAGCCATTTTTATCCAAG GCTTTAGAACCTCCCAGGGAAGAGGCTATGAACTCAGCAATTTCAGTATTATATGAG GTTGGTGCTCTTGAAGGGGATGAACTGCTGACGCCCCTTGGATATCATTTAGCAAAACTTCCAGTTGATGTACTAATTGGGAAG ATGATGCTTTATGGCGGAATATTTGGTTGCTTATCACCAATCCTCTCAATTTCAGCATTTCTGAGCTACAAGTCTCCATTTATCTATCCTAAGGATGAG AGGCAAAATGTTGAAAGAGCTAAGTTAGCGCTGTTGGCTGATAAGCTGGATGGTTCATTTGATTCATATGATGGTCACAGACAATCTGACCATCTCTTGATGATGATTGCATACAAGAAGTGGGAAAAGATTGTGCGAGAG AAAGGAATTAAAGCTGCACAGCATTTTTgcaattcatattttttaagtaGTTCAGTTATGCTCATGATAAG AGACATGAGGGTACAGTTTGGAACATTGCTAGCAGATATTGGGCTTATCAAACTTCCAAAAACTTATCAG ATTGATAGACGAAAGAGAGAGAACCTTGACTGTTGGCTCTCTGATGCATCACAACCATTCAATACCTATGCAAATCATACATCAATtataaag GCAATATTATGTGCAGGTTTATACCCCAATGTTGCCGCCACTGAAAAAGGCATTGCTGAAGTAGCTCTTGGTACTCTCAAACAGTCAACTGGTCTTGCATCTAAAGGACATCAAGTATGGTATGATGGAAGGAGGGAAGTTCACATACACCCATCTTCGATCAACAGTAGCTTGAAGGAATTTCGACATCCCTTCCTTGTCTTCCTTGAAAAG GTTGAAACGAACAAAGTATTTCTGCGAGATACCACCATTGTCTCTCCCTACTCTATTTTGTTGTTTGGAGGCTTCATTAACGTTCATCATCAG ACAGGTATTGTCGCTATTGATGGATGGTTAAAACTGAGTGCACCAGCCCAAACTGCAGTCCTGTTTAAGGAACTCAGATTAACTCTTCATTCTATTTTGAGGGAGTTGATTAGAAAGCCGGAG GATGCCAATGTCAATGTGGTATCTAATGATGTTGTCAACTCTATAATTCATTTGTTGTTAGAGGAGGACAAACcccgaatgtga